The Halomonas sp. 'Soap Lake #6' genomic sequence GTGTTATCGATCAGCCCTTCTATGCTGGCGAGCCGCCCACGTACTACCCGCTCATCGGGCCAGCTTGCCCGCCATACAATCGCCACTGGGCACTGCTCGCCGTAGTAAGGCGTCAGGCTTTCCACTACCTGGGCGAGATTGTGGATCGAGAGATGAATCGCCAGCGTTGCTCCGGTGCGGGCAAAGTTAGCCAGGGTCTCGTCGCTGGGCATGGCGCTGGCCCGCCCCGGCGTGCGGGTAAGCACCACAGACTGGGCCACGCCGGGTAGCGTTAGCTCCTGGCCTAGCGTTGCTGTCGCTGCGGCAAAGGATGGCACGCCGGGGGTGATGCTATAGGGGATATCCAATTCGCGCAGGCGGCGCAGCTGCTCGCCCATGGCTGACCACACCGAGAGATCCCCCGAGTGCAGTCTGGCGACGTCCAAGCCTTCCGCGTGGGCGGTTTGAATTTCGTGAAGTATCTCGTCTAGCGAGAGCGGCGCGGTGTTGATCACCTTGGCCCCTGGCGGGCAGTGTTGCAGAATCTGCTCCGGCACTAACGAGCCTGCATAAAGGCATACCGGGCAGGCGGCGATTAAGTCGCGCCCGCGCAGGGTAAGTAGATCCGGCGCGCCGGGGCCTGCGCCAATAAAGTGTACTGTCATTCCGTCATTCCTCTAGGGCCTTCTGCCACCGCAATAGTCGCCTGCCGATCCGCTGATATTAGCCGTGGGCCTAGCAGCGTTGCCCCTGGCCCTGCCGCCAGTAGCGCCACGGCTTCGGCGACACTGCCCGTACCACGGGCTTGCATACTGCGAGCCGAGTGGGTGAGCGTTGGCGCTGAAGAGAGTTCGGCGTCCGCAACGGCGATAACCTCAAGGCTGCGCAGTTGGCCCAGCTGTTGAACCAGCGGCAGCATGGAGTGGGCCGCAGCCAGCCGATGGATGGCGCCATACAGCTCGATCAGTTGATCCAGCGCTTGGGCAAGAGATGCCAGCGGCGTTTCACTACGAAAGCCAAATCCCGCTACTTTTAGCTTCTGCCCCTTCATCGCGCTGTCATTGTAAACATCGTTCATCGAACGGCCCGCCACTGCACAATCGGGTAGCTAGCCTTCCAGCCCCGGCGGGTGCCGATGGGGGCGGCGCAGGCAAGCTCGAGGCGCAGCAATTCGCCGCCATTTTGTTGATGCCAGTGAGCCAGCAGCGCTTCGGATTCCAGGGTGACCGCATTGGCGACGATGCGCACGCCTTTGGGTAGGCGCTGCCATAAGGCATCTAACAGCGCTTGAGATAACCCGCCGCCGATAAATACCGCATCCGGCAGCGGTGCCTCGTTGAGTATTTCAACCGCGCTGCCCTCTTTTACCTCCAGCCAGTCAACGCCCAGGTTGGCTGCGTTAGCTCGCGCCCTGGCTGCCCGTTCGGGGTGGCGCTCAAAGCCGATGGCCTGATTATCCGTATGAGCGAGCAGCCACTCAATGGCGATGGAGCCAGAGCCGGTGCCGATATCCCATAGCCGCTCGCCGGGCATGGGAGCTAACGCGGATAGAGTGATTGCACGAACGGCCTGTTTAGTGATTTGGCCATCGTGGTCAAAAAAGTGATCCGGCAGGCCGGGGGTAAGCGGCAAGGCGGGGCCGGGGCCTGCAACGTCCAGCGCTACCGCGACCGGGTGGGCGATATCGCCGGGCAAGGCGGTATCTATGCGTAGAGTGCGAATACGCTCGTTGGCACCGCCCAGGGATTCCAGCAGCGTTAGCTGGGAGTCGCCAAAGCCGAAGCTGTTCACCAGCGCCGCTAACTCGGCCACCGCCTTGCCGTCTCTCACCAGCACTAATAAACGCCTGCCCGCATGCAGATAGGGGCGAATGCGCGTTAGCGGCTTGGCGTGCAGGCCCAAGCAGGTGCAGCGCTCCAGCGGCCAGCCCAAGCGGGAGGCTGCCAGGCTAAAGGCGGAGGGTGATGTCAGTGCCTGCCACTCGTCAGCCGCCAGGTGTCGGGACAAGGAAGTGCCCGCTCCAAACCAGAAGGGGTCGCCGGAGACCAGCATAACGACTCGGCGGCCGCGCTGCTCTAACAGCATGGGAATACCGTCGGCAAAGGGCACCGGCCATTCATGCATCTCAGTGTTCTGGTCAGCGTTCAGGGGTGGCAGCAGGCGCAAGTGGCGGCGTGCACCGAAGACCACCTGGGCATTTTCCAGCGCTTCACGGCTTGCCGGGCTTAGCCCCGCTATGCCACTCTCCCCCCAGCCTAATAGCGTCAGCCAGGGAGCCTGACCCACTGGAGCGTGAGAAATTTCAGCCATGATCAAAATCCTAATTCTTGGGGGAACCTCTGAAGCCAGCGCCCTGGCCAGCGCTGTCGCAAAGCACGACCTTCCCGCCATCTTTAGCTACGCCGGGCGGGTAAACTCGCCAAAACCTCAGCCGCTGCCTACCCGCATTGGCGGTTTTGGCGGCGTAAGTGGACTTATTGCTTTTTTAGCCCAGCAGCGCATTACCCATATTATTGATGCCACCCACCCCTTTGCCGCGCAGATGAGCACTAACGTTGTCGCCGCTGCGGCCCAGTGCGGCGTTAAGGCCATTGCCCTTACCCGGCCTGCCTGGCGACCTGTTGACGGCGACCAGTGGCAGAGCGTGGCAACGGTCGACGAGGCGGTTAGCGCTCTGGCTGGCCCACCCCAGCGTGTACTGCTCGCCATTGGCCGCATGCACCTGGCGGCCTTTGCCGCCCAGCCCCAGCACCATTACCTTCTTCGCCTAGTTGACCCGCCTACCAGCCCACCGCCGCTGGTGGATTATACCGCCGTGATCGATAGAGGCCCCTTTACCCTGGAGGGCGATTTAGCCCTGCTGGAGTCCCAGCGTATTGAGCGTATCGTGTGTAAAAACTCAGGCGGCGAAGGCGCGGCTTCCAAACTCACCGCTGCCCGTAGGCTCGGCCTACCCGTGGTGATGATCGAGCGGCCTCAGCTGCCATCTCGCCTTGAAGCTCATACTGTTGATGAGATGATGAGCTGGCTCGACGATAACTCTTAATCTGCAGAGCGCGGCGTATACACCAGCGGTGCCCCTACTTCCCTTTCTATTAAGCGCGTCTGCTGAGAACCCACTATCACCAGCGTGCGCATATCGGCCATTTCCGGCGTCGCCTCGCCTAAGGTGGTAACACGAATCAACTCTTCGGGGGTGGAAACCGCGCGGGCGAAGATGATCAATCGATCCGGGCCGCAGGCTTCCCGCAGTACCTCCAAGGTGCGCGCAAAGCCTTCTGGCCGCGCCTTGGAGCGGGGGTTGTAAAACGCCATGGCGAAGTCGGCCTCGGCGGCCAGGCGCAGGCGTTTTTCAATCAGCGCCCAAGGCTTGAGATTGTCGGATAGATTGATGCAGCAGAAGTCGTGGCCTAGCGGTGCACCGACGCTTGCGCTGGCGGCCAGCATGGCGGAGATACCCGGCAGTACCTGGATATCCAGGCTGCGCCACTGGGCATCACCGGCTTCCAAGGCCTCAAACACCGCCGCCGCCATGGCAAAGACGCCGGGGTCGCCGGAGGAGACCACCACTACCCGGTGGCCCTCAAGCGCCAGCTGTAGCGCGTGCTCTGCCCGGCGAATCTCTTCGCGGTTATCCGATCCGTGACGAATTAACCCAGCTCTAGGCGCGACCCGATTGACGTAGGGCACGTAGCCCACCACATCGGTGGCCTCCCGCAGTGCGGCCGTTACCTCGGGGGTAATCATCGCTTCTGACCCCGGCCCCAGGCCGACGATTTTTAGCCAGCCGCTCATGGGCGCCGCCCGTTGCCGTGAATCAGCACAATCGAGAAGTACGGCACGCTCTCACCCACTTCTCTCAAGGGCAGAACTCGCTGTTGGGTCATGGCGGCGTACTCGATTAGCCAGGCTTGCTCTTCACGGCCTGCC encodes the following:
- the cobM gene encoding precorrin-4 C(11)-methyltransferase, which encodes MTVHFIGAGPGAPDLLTLRGRDLIAACPVCLYAGSLVPEQILQHCPPGAKVINTAPLSLDEILHEIQTAHAEGLDVARLHSGDLSVWSAMGEQLRRLRELDIPYSITPGVPSFAAATATLGQELTLPGVAQSVVLTRTPGRASAMPSDETLANFARTGATLAIHLSIHNLAQVVESLTPYYGEQCPVAIVWRASWPDERVVRGRLASIEGLIDNTMQRTALILVGPVLESEDFQESSLYAVGYDRRFRPQSADSPFAKPTYKSEP
- a CDS encoding cobalt-precorrin-6A reductase; amino-acid sequence: MIKILILGGTSEASALASAVAKHDLPAIFSYAGRVNSPKPQPLPTRIGGFGGVSGLIAFLAQQRITHIIDATHPFAAQMSTNVVAAAAQCGVKAIALTRPAWRPVDGDQWQSVATVDEAVSALAGPPQRVLLAIGRMHLAAFAAQPQHHYLLRLVDPPTSPPPLVDYTAVIDRGPFTLEGDLALLESQRIERIVCKNSGGEGAASKLTAARRLGLPVVMIERPQLPSRLEAHTVDEMMSWLDDNS
- the cobJ gene encoding precorrin-3B C(17)-methyltransferase produces the protein MSGWLKIVGLGPGSEAMITPEVTAALREATDVVGYVPYVNRVAPRAGLIRHGSDNREEIRRAEHALQLALEGHRVVVVSSGDPGVFAMAAAVFEALEAGDAQWRSLDIQVLPGISAMLAASASVGAPLGHDFCCINLSDNLKPWALIEKRLRLAAEADFAMAFYNPRSKARPEGFARTLEVLREACGPDRLIIFARAVSTPEELIRVTTLGEATPEMADMRTLVIVGSQQTRLIEREVGAPLVYTPRSAD
- a CDS encoding cobalamin biosynthesis protein, whose translation is MKGQKLKVAGFGFRSETPLASLAQALDQLIELYGAIHRLAAAHSMLPLVQQLGQLRSLEVIAVADAELSSAPTLTHSARSMQARGTGSVAEAVALLAAGPGATLLGPRLISADRQATIAVAEGPRGMTE
- the cbiE gene encoding precorrin-6y C5,15-methyltransferase (decarboxylating) subunit CbiE — encoded protein: MAEISHAPVGQAPWLTLLGWGESGIAGLSPASREALENAQVVFGARRHLRLLPPLNADQNTEMHEWPVPFADGIPMLLEQRGRRVVMLVSGDPFWFGAGTSLSRHLAADEWQALTSPSAFSLAASRLGWPLERCTCLGLHAKPLTRIRPYLHAGRRLLVLVRDGKAVAELAALVNSFGFGDSQLTLLESLGGANERIRTLRIDTALPGDIAHPVAVALDVAGPGPALPLTPGLPDHFFDHDGQITKQAVRAITLSALAPMPGERLWDIGTGSGSIAIEWLLAHTDNQAIGFERHPERAARARANAANLGVDWLEVKEGSAVEILNEAPLPDAVFIGGGLSQALLDALWQRLPKGVRIVANAVTLESEALLAHWHQQNGGELLRLELACAAPIGTRRGWKASYPIVQWRAVR